The following proteins are encoded in a genomic region of Enterocloster clostridioformis:
- a CDS encoding NADH peroxidase, producing MKKWVCTVCGYVYEGENAPEKCPQCGVPASKFKEQASEGMAWACEHEVGVAQGAPEDIMMDLRANFEGECSEVGMYLAMSRVAHREGYPEIGMYWAKAAFEEAEHAAKFAELLGEVVTSSTKKNLEMRVAAENGATAGKFDLAKRAKALNLDAIHDTVHEMAKDEARHGKAFEGLLNRYFG from the coding sequence ATGAAGAAATGGGTATGTACAGTTTGCGGTTATGTTTACGAGGGAGAGAATGCACCTGAGAAATGTCCACAGTGCGGAGTTCCGGCTTCCAAGTTCAAGGAGCAGGCTTCCGAGGGAATGGCATGGGCATGCGAGCATGAGGTTGGCGTGGCTCAGGGCGCTCCTGAAGATATCATGATGGATTTAAGAGCTAACTTTGAAGGCGAATGCTCCGAGGTGGGCATGTACCTGGCTATGTCAAGGGTTGCTCACAGAGAAGGCTATCCTGAGATTGGCATGTACTGGGCCAAGGCTGCTTTTGAGGAAGCAGAGCACGCAGCCAAGTTTGCCGAGCTGTTAGGCGAGGTTGTCACCTCCTCCACCAAGAAGAACCTGGAGATGAGAGTTGCAGCTGAGAACGGCGCTACCGCAGGCAAGTTCGACCTGGCCAAGAGAGCAAAGGCTCTGAACCTGGACGCAATCCATGACACTGTTCATGAGATGGCTAAGGATGAGGCCCGTCACGGCAAGGCATTTGA
- a CDS encoding Fur family transcriptional regulator: MKALKYSRQRESIKACLMNRHDHPTADALYASIREEFPNISLGTVYRNLNLLAETGEIRKLTCGDGAVHFDGDTRQHYHFVCSECNQVYDMELGAMEDLNKEAQEHAPGIIDSHYYNSI; the protein is encoded by the coding sequence ATGAAAGCTCTAAAGTATAGCCGTCAGAGGGAATCCATCAAAGCCTGTCTGATGAATCGTCACGACCATCCTACGGCAGACGCCCTATACGCCAGCATCCGTGAAGAATTTCCCAATATCAGTCTGGGAACGGTTTACCGTAACCTGAATCTGCTGGCTGAGACCGGCGAGATACGAAAGCTGACCTGCGGGGACGGTGCTGTTCACTTTGATGGAGATACCCGTCAGCATTACCATTTTGTGTGCAGCGAGTGTAATCAGGTTTACGACATGGAATTAGGCGCCATGGAGGACCTGAATAAGGAAGCCCAGGAACATGCGCCAGGCATCATTGACAGCCACTACTATAACTCGATTTAA